One window of Felis catus isolate Fca126 chromosome D4, F.catus_Fca126_mat1.0, whole genome shotgun sequence genomic DNA carries:
- the RMI1 gene encoding recQ-mediated genome instability protein 1, which produces MHNISFILKEMSVTNIALRVETWLLATWHVKVPLMWLEACINWIQEENDNVNLSQAQMNKQVFEQWLLTDLRDLEHPVLPDGILEVPKGELNGFFALQINSLVDVSQPAYSQIQKLRGKNTTNDLVTAETQVTLKPWEAKPSRMLMLQLTDGVVQMQGMEYQSIPALHSDLAPGTKILIYGNIAFRLGVLLLKPENVKILGGEVDALSEEYAQEKVLARLIGEPDPVVSVIPNNCNQTIPGITDVLDPALGPSDEELLASLDENELAANNDTSLERRCFSTGSSSNTVPTRQSSFESRHIISPKPKEKQPNQPMHFTDGELDDFSLEEALLLEETVQKEQMKTKELQPLTLNRTPDESIERFLHKPNTPNNFSLIYKSGNRNWNEKNVSEQVTNEDKLFSCPSVEDKNSSVFSVHSNVPLPYDFTNKDKDSETGNKVKQTFSSADGHSLNKISKGELVNYVPKRSSHISNENDHHLQSCSLRPSENNTNLSIAMDLYSPPFIYLSVLMASKPKEVTTVKVKAFIVTLTGNLSSSGGIWSITAKISDGTGYLDVDFVDEILTSLIGFSVPEMKQLKKDPLQYQKFLEGLQKCQRDLIDLCCLMTISFNPSLSKAIVLALQDVEMEHLENLKKRLNK; this is translated from the coding sequence ATgcataatatttcttttattttaaaagaaatgagtgTAACTAATATTGCATTAAGAGTTGAAACCTGGCTTTTAGCTACGTGGCATGTTAAAGTACCTCTAATGTGGTTGGAAGCTTGTATTAACTGGATCCAAGAAGAAAACGATAATGTTAATTTGAGTCAggcacaaatgaataaacaagtgtTTGAGCAGTGGCTCCTTACTGACCTGAGAGATTTGGAACATCCTGTTTTACCTGACGGCATTTTAGAAGTTCCAAAAGGAGAACTGAATGGATTTTTTGCTTTGCAGATTAATTCATTGGTTGATGTAAGTCAACCTGCATATTCCCAGATACAAAAGTTGAGAGGAAAGAATACAACGAATGACTTAGTTACAGCTGAAACACAAGTAACCCTAAAACCTTGGGAAGCAAAGCCTTCACGAATGTTGATGTTACAACTAACTGATGGAGTTGTACAAATGCAGGGAATGGAATATCAGTCTATTCCAGCTCTTCATAGTGATCTTGCCCCAGGTACAAAAATTTTGATTTATGGAAACATTGCTTTCCGTCTTGGTGTTCTTTTATTGAAACCAGAAAATGTGAAGATTTTGGGAGGAGAAGTAGATGCCCTTTCAGAGGAATATGCCCAAGAAAAAGTACTTGCAAGATTAATTGGGGAACCTGATCCTGTAGTTTCAGTCATACCAAATAATTGTAACCAGACCATCCCTGGAATTACAGATGTTCTGGATCCTGCATTAGGACCTTCTGATGAAGAACTCTTGGCAAGTCTTGATGAAAATGAGCTTGCAGCAAATAATGACACCTCCTTAGAAAGAAGATGCTTCAGCACAGGTAGTTCCTCAAATACTGTTCCCACAAGACAGTCAAGTTTTGAATCACGACATATTATTTCTCCAAAACCAAAGGAGAAACAACCAAATCAACCTATGCATTTCACTGATGGGGAATTAGATGACTTTTCATTGGAGGAGGCCTTGCTTTTAGAAGAAACTGtccagaaagaacaaatgaagactAAAGAATTACAGCCATTGACTTTGAACAGAACCCCAGATGAAAGCATAGAGAGATTTTTACATAAACCTAATActccaaataatttttctttgatttacaaAAGTGGAAACCGTAAttggaatgaaaaaaatgtatccgAACAAGTGACTAATGAAGACAAATTATTTAGTTGTCCATCTGTTGAAGACAAAAACAGTAGCGTTTTTTCAGTTCATAGTAATGTACCCCTACCCTatgattttacaaataaagataaGGACTCAGAGACAGgtaataaagtaaaacaaacctTCAGCAGTGCAGATGGACATTccttaaataaaatatcaaagggAGAGCTGGTAAATTATGTACCAAAAAGGAGTTCACACATTTCTAATGAAAATGATCATCATTTACAGTCTTGTTCTTTAAGACCATCAGAGAACAACACTAATCTTTCTATTGCCATGGATTTGTATTCTCCGCCCTTTATCTATTTGTCTGTCCTAATGGCCAGCAAACCAAAGGAAGTTACAACAGTGAAGGTCAAAGCATTTATTGTAACCTTAACTGGAAATCTTTCAAGTTCTGGTGGCATTTGGAGTATAACAGCAAAGATTTCTGATGGTACTGGATATCTAGATGTAGACTTTGTGGATGAGATACTTACTAGTCTGATAGGGTTTTCAGTACCAGAAATGAAACAGTTAAAAAAGGATCCTCTTCAATACCAAAAGTTCCTGGAAGGTTTGCAGAAGTGTCAGAGAGATTTAATAGATTTGTGTTGTCTAATGACGATTTCATTTAATCCCTCCTTGTCTAAAGCAATAGTACTGGCATTACAGGATGTTGAAATGGAACACCTTGAGAACCTAAAGAAGCGGCTGAATAAATAA